One Pleurocapsa sp. PCC 7327 DNA segment encodes these proteins:
- the def gene encoding peptide deformylase, producing the protein MTSGIAVEKKKLEKPPLKIHYLGDRVLRQPAKRIAKVDDSVRQLAKEMLQTMYSSNGVGLAAPQVGIHKQLIVIDCEPDNPANPPLVLINPQITSYGSELCDFEEGCLSIPGVYMDVTRPETIEVSFKDEQGRPRKLKASGFLARVIQHEMDHLEGVLFVDRVENSLALTEELKKNGFSLGAVKSISH; encoded by the coding sequence ATGACTTCAGGAATCGCTGTAGAGAAAAAAAAGTTAGAAAAACCCCCTTTAAAAATTCATTATTTGGGCGATCGCGTCCTGCGCCAGCCTGCTAAGCGCATTGCTAAGGTAGACGACAGCGTGCGGCAACTCGCCAAAGAAATGCTGCAAACCATGTATAGCTCTAACGGCGTCGGTTTGGCAGCTCCTCAAGTCGGCATTCACAAACAATTAATCGTTATCGACTGCGAACCAGATAATCCCGCCAATCCTCCTCTGGTTTTAATTAACCCGCAAATTACCAGCTACGGGAGCGAATTGTGCGACTTTGAAGAGGGGTGTTTGAGCATTCCCGGCGTGTATATGGATGTCACTCGTCCAGAAACGATTGAAGTCTCGTTTAAGGACGAACAGGGACGACCTCGCAAGCTTAAAGCATCGGGATTTCTTGCTCGCGTCATCCAACACGAAATGGATCACCTCGAAGGAGTTCTGTTTGTCGATCGCGTCGAAAATAGCTTAGCATTGACAGAAGAATTGAAGAAGAACGGCTTTTCGCTTGGGGCGGTTAAGTCTATCTCGCACTAG
- a CDS encoding pentapeptide repeat-containing protein: MSYCVNPSCSQPKNPKNAEVCQACGSSLILRGRYRVLGILGKGGFGATFVAVDLSLPGKPWCVVKQLRPSTDDPALFKMAKELFEREAETLGRIGNHPQVPRLLDYFEDRQQFYLVQEYVKGHNLHQEVKKNGPFSEAGVRQFLSEVLPILQYIHTQRVIHRDIKPANIIRREEDRQLVLIDFGAVTNQVNSVANSASTQTAFTAFAVGTAGFAPPEQMAMRPVFASDIYAVGVTCLYLLIGKSPKDLGTDPTTGEITWERWITVSESFAKVLKTMLEVSVRHRYKTANEVLQALELVPYSESLAQSMINAPNLEKGTGNSAILATTPISKIGMGDRTRIDRATRTSANPPTPNLPSKAAAGSNFSAALNYQMSSNYAIDKNRLASPSKSPASKKPVPKLDANSIVEGYKNGRRDFAQQELNNLNLSRASLPGAIFHQSQLNQANFQRANLANADFGHANLTHADLRNANLSRAYLSYADLKGADLRGADLSFAHLTYANLKGANLCGANLTNAKVTEEQLVYAKTNRSTIMPTGRKGFW; encoded by the coding sequence ATGAGCTATTGTGTAAATCCCTCTTGTTCTCAACCGAAAAACCCCAAAAATGCCGAGGTTTGTCAAGCTTGTGGCTCCAGTCTGATCTTACGCGGACGTTACCGAGTTTTAGGGATCTTAGGCAAAGGGGGATTTGGAGCAACCTTTGTCGCAGTCGATCTCTCGCTTCCCGGCAAACCCTGGTGCGTCGTCAAACAACTGCGCCCCTCGACTGACGACCCTGCCTTATTCAAAATGGCAAAGGAGCTTTTCGAGCGAGAAGCGGAAACCTTGGGCAGAATTGGCAATCACCCGCAGGTTCCCAGATTGCTAGACTATTTTGAAGACAGGCAGCAGTTTTATTTAGTCCAAGAATACGTTAAGGGACACAACCTTCATCAAGAAGTCAAAAAGAACGGTCCCTTCAGCGAGGCAGGAGTTAGACAGTTTTTGAGCGAAGTCTTACCCATCCTACAATATATCCATACCCAACGAGTGATTCATCGGGATATCAAACCCGCTAACATCATCCGCCGCGAAGAAGATCGCCAACTCGTCTTGATCGATTTTGGGGCAGTGACCAATCAAGTCAACTCAGTGGCCAACAGTGCGTCTACTCAGACGGCTTTCACGGCCTTTGCCGTTGGAACGGCAGGTTTTGCCCCACCAGAACAGATGGCAATGCGTCCCGTTTTTGCCAGCGACATTTATGCTGTTGGCGTGACTTGTCTTTATTTACTCATTGGCAAATCTCCTAAAGATTTAGGCACCGATCCGACTACCGGAGAAATTACCTGGGAAAGATGGATAACGGTAAGCGAGTCGTTTGCTAAAGTATTGAAAACGATGCTGGAGGTGTCTGTTCGTCACCGCTATAAAACTGCTAACGAAGTGCTACAAGCGCTCGAACTGGTTCCCTATAGCGAGAGTTTGGCGCAGAGCATGATTAATGCACCCAATTTAGAGAAAGGAACGGGCAATTCTGCTATTCTGGCTACTACACCCATCTCAAAAATAGGAATGGGCGATCGCACTCGCATCGATCGCGCTACTCGGACGAGTGCCAATCCACCTACCCCTAATCTTCCTAGTAAAGCTGCAGCTGGATCGAATTTCTCTGCCGCTCTCAACTATCAAATGTCTAGTAACTATGCCATCGACAAAAATCGATTGGCTAGTCCGTCAAAATCACCAGCCTCTAAGAAACCCGTACCTAAATTAGATGCTAACAGCATTGTAGAAGGTTATAAAAATGGCAGGCGAGATTTTGCTCAGCAAGAGCTGAATAACTTGAATTTAAGCAGAGCTAGCTTGCCCGGTGCGATTTTTCATCAATCCCAGTTGAACCAAGCCAATTTTCAAAGGGCAAATTTGGCGAACGCGGATTTTGGTCATGCCAATTTAACTCATGCCGATTTGCGAAATGCGAATTTGAGTCGGGCATATTTAAGTTATGCCGATCTTAAAGGTGCCGATTTGCGAGGAGCCGATCTGAGTTTTGCCCATTTGACTTATGCCAATTTGAAAGGAGCAAACTTATGCGGGGCAAATCTTACTAACGCCAAAGTAACAGAGGAGCAACTCGTTTATGCAAAAACGAATCGCTCGACCATTATGCCAACGGGAAGAAAAGGATTTTGGTAA
- a CDS encoding phycobiliprotein lyase, with product MEIEEFLELCAGKWFSQRTSYHLDETKVENHKADLTVERLSRDRPEIITLCQQHKIDPSHTLGGTKTWWDNSVDWGKPKQSGSSVTILVPDRDNSQTGQLLFAAGMPLTTISLGSFVLGNDQALTLIIEKDKTYLEERLWFASPNLRLRTSLVKNAHGFSRTAFYSEIRKIPPKST from the coding sequence ATGGAAATTGAGGAATTTCTCGAACTGTGTGCGGGTAAATGGTTTTCTCAGCGCACGAGTTATCATCTAGATGAAACAAAAGTTGAAAATCACAAAGCAGACCTGACTGTAGAAAGACTATCCCGAGATCGACCGGAAATAATAACCCTTTGTCAGCAACATAAAATTGACCCCAGCCACACCCTAGGAGGAACGAAAACATGGTGGGATAACTCGGTAGATTGGGGAAAACCCAAGCAAAGTGGTTCTTCAGTCACGATCCTAGTTCCCGATCGCGATAATTCTCAAACCGGCCAACTTTTGTTTGCGGCAGGAATGCCTCTGACAACGATAAGCTTGGGTAGCTTTGTCTTGGGCAATGACCAAGCTTTGACTTTAATTATTGAAAAAGACAAAACGTATTTAGAAGAACGCCTCTGGTTTGCCAGTCCCAATTTACGGTTGAGAACTAGCTTGGTGAAAAATGCTCATGGCTTCAGTCGAACCGCTTTTTATTCAGAAATTCGTAAAATTCCCCCTAAATCGACATAA